One genomic segment of Arachis duranensis cultivar V14167 chromosome 4, aradu.V14167.gnm2.J7QH, whole genome shotgun sequence includes these proteins:
- the LOC107482443 gene encoding membrane-associated progesterone-binding protein 4, producing the protein MNYFYKMSLKSIVTSPLSGIALLVLLAALLLTFSPKFYTPQRLFSAEELALFNGTDERLPILLGILGSVFDVTKGKSHYGAGGGYNHFAGRDASRAFVSGNFTGDGLTDSLRGLSSTEVKSVVEWRDFYFKTYKYVGKLVGRYYDGQGNPTKYMKGVEAKAARGAQLLDKQKIEEAKLPSCNSRWSQDEGGEVWCDVGHPRMVQRPLEIALTGKMSKRCACFEESQLNQPGLEVYEGCDYHANRCKV; encoded by the exons ATGAACTACTTCTACAAGATGTCATTGAAGAGTATAGTAACCTCTCCCCTTTCAGGGATCGCTCTTTTGGTTCTTCTCGCTGCTCTCCTTCTCACATTCTCCCCCAAATTCTACACTCCCCAG AGGTTGTTCAGTGCTGAAGAACTTGCTTTATTCAACGGAACTGACGAACGGTTGCCAATCCTTCTAGGAATTCTCGG ATCTGTGTTTGATGTAACCAAAGGAAAATCTCATTATGGTGCAGGAGGGGGATACAATCATTTTGCTGGAAG GGATGCTTCTCGTGCATTTGTATCTGGAAACTTCACAG GAGATGGACTAACTGATTCATTGCGTGGTCTCTCAAGCACTGAG GTAAAGAGCGTTGTTGAATGGAGGGATTTCTACTTCAAAACTTATAA GTATGTTGGCAAGCTAGTAGGTCGATACTATGATGGCCAAGGGAATCCAACCAAATATATGAAAGGAGTTGAAGCAAAGGCTGCCAGAGGTGCACAGCTTCTAGACAAGCAGAAGATTGAAGAAGCTAAATTACCTTCGTGCAATTCAAGATGGAGCCAAGATGAGGGTGGCGAG GTATGGTGTGACGTTGGCCACCCTAGGATGGTCCAGAGGCCACTAGAAATCGCTTTGACCGGAAAGATGAGTAAGCGCTGTGCTTGCTTTGAAGAATCTCAGTTGAACCAACCGGGTTTGGAGGTATATGAAGGATGTGATTACCATGCCAATAGGTGCAAAGTTTAA